ggcctagcctttcaagcccacgctttacaaattatattgtttgtgcctttaacgtgcgaacccaatacaATTTtagggtcgttacaaattgagtccttacaattggcgccgtctgtgggaaaggcttgtgcaTTGGCACAAGCGGTGGATCGAGAAAGTCCCTCCATCACTTCCAGTAGCCCGTTGTTGTGCCCTAacataaagttccactaggggctatgctTCGAATCGTCAGTAgcgcggatggttctaggggcttcgcAACATCAGATCAACGTCCCacaccttggccgaggggctaatccccccaaacttaaagaaattctaagttttggacagaatcaaggtattgcatggttctcgaactcaaacctatggggaaaccaactacttaaagaaattctaagttttggacaaaactaaggtattgcatggtcctcggactcaaacctatggggaaaccaactacttaaagaaattctaagttttggacagaatcaaggtattgcatggtcctcggactcaaacctatggggaaatcaactacttaaagaaattctaagttttggacagaaccaaggtattgcatggtcctcaaacttaaacctatggggagatTAGTCATTAGAAAATGGATCAAGTCTTAGACAGAATGGAAATCCCGTCCTGTCCTCGGATCCCCAACTCTAAGGAAACTAATGTAAACGAGTATTTAGGCCCGGTACAATCATACCTCGATCCTCGGACTGGATGCCAAAAATGGTTAAGGCCATGAATGTTGTTAGGAATGTGGTAAAGCATCCTAGTACACAGCGATCATCTCGGAtagttcattttgggttacccatcctcggatgatcGCCTCATACGCAATACAGAACGTTCAgttgttatctcggttagtcttaTAAGTATAACctttttcaggtcggcattattgtgtcTGTTAGTCTCAGTAAGTtcaaaataatagctttttgttaacAGGGGGTTCGACCCTAAGTATcgtttagaaaaatatatatatatatatatatatatatagcacatCCATTCACAGCATAACtattgtagaaaagaaaaaatatttagaataagataaagtcatcttttattaataccaagaaatagtacagcgtacaaagAGGGGCCTAAGCGAGCCTATACCAGAAGCTAACTAcaaaggcaaaaagaaaaagcaaaaaaggaaaaaatacaagggaacgataaatccttcaaaattcTGCTCTTGTGGCGACTAGGCGTGTCAGGATGGCCCCTTTGACGGAAGGGGAGAAGAggtagaagaagaagtagaaacacCAGGATGTCCTTAGtgatggaaaagaagaagaagcggaggcaaaaggaggcaccagagAAGGAGGAGAGGAGGAAGCGAGGATGCTCAATCCTCGCATCAGctctgactcctaacacgcggGTGTCATATTAGCAGCGCTcgagagagagcggatggtactAACGATGAGAAACCCCATTGCtatcgcaccaaaaatctgacgCGACCagcacctgcttcggattttggctgaaagaggAGGAGGCTTCTCCCCCGCCTTATGAAAGGGGAAAGTTGTCTTCAGTCTTCGTCTCCCTTGTCCTGACTGCGCCATCTTGATTCTCAGGGAGACCCAGTGCTTCTGGAGAGGGTGTGTTCCCTTCACCCCTATTTTTGCCTCAAACATATCACTCTCTAAGGCTTAAATTGCACTGGTAATGAAAACTTTGAGCATAGCTAGAggtttaggaatttgaaaagaccGAAGGGTCTGTACGTAAAGGAAGTGACCTCCTACCTTGCTTCTTATACGGAAGGCAAGtctggtggcatttaatctgtacagatttccaagaaaagctACAAACGAGATAATTCCTACTCAAATCCCAAACGCCATTTACAACCGTTGGATGGGCATTGCCTCGTAAAAGGAACTTATTAAAAACGCGCCTCATACACTGAAACGGCAGAGGCGCGACGTGAGTAAAACTAAAGGAATGTCTCGTGACCGGGAGCATTTCCCAGGCAAACGAAAAGACACCGATATTAATGAAGGACAAAGCTGGGCGAGCCATGATATAGGCCCAACATCACCAAAACTCTCCTCCCCGACCAAGAGGTCGGgcagcaagattttgaggggttattgtggggccagagaatttgtaatcttggcccactttacattagggcccaaggcccgagccaaGGAGAGGAATTGCTGAGGACATACAATGAAAGTCTAAATAatcgaggatgattctgtcatCGGCATCTCCAAGGCACTCCTAAAAGAAAGGACAAAAACGGTACGGAAACATTTTTGGGAAAAACCGAACACATCcacattgatggagaaaggaTCCTTGGACAATTTGGCGACAAAGAacaaaggaaaggctgccattattgCAATTAAATACTTTGCGTTagacagagcaatgcttttcagcttttacaaccacccccaactactttgggtatgggctgatgggacaagtatcagccctggaAAGTTGAACCTACACGTAGACGTTGGAGGAAGGgtaaaggctaatataaaaggagaagtaaGCGATCCAGAAaagagggggctgggaaaaaaggccaagaatcagagcctcccaggccgtgcctaggagaaagacttctcgaGCGAACATGGTTCATTTCTGTATGAGTACCATAACTAATCATCGGccggtgactaaggcctagcctttcaagcccacgctctacaaattatattgtttggacccttaacgtgcgaacccaatacaattttgggatcgttacaaattgagtctttacagtaaatatttataaattcactaaaattaattttaaccaTTTAGATTTCCTAATAGCTTTGTagattccagttagctcaactcgTAAAATCTCTGattgttgaataaaagatttagggttcaatctccgcctatactaaaaaatcaattggtgtcttggttcaATGATAAAGAATTATTATCAAGAACGGATGCCAAACgttgaaactctataaaaaaaataaaaagtttcctAACACCTTTTAGTGacatgtaataatatatatatatatatatatatatagagagagagagagagagagagagagagaggagttgaATTTACACATTTTCACTACCATAGATCTCTAATagttcaaaaataatattatcttatttaattaatataacatgttttagttctctctcttatttattattgtaaattacaaaattctatcatattttCTGTCTCATGCAACAAAATTCTCTCATGTTTTCTCTCTCCATTGCTTCCTCTTGCCATATTGATATGAGCTCTTCTTCATCCATCATTAAAGAATCAAGAACATGTGCACTTTGGCTCCCAAAATATGGCAAGAGGAAGCAACGGAGAGAGAAGACATGagacaaaaagtaaaaactagCTTAATtccaaaaagttaaaagtatTGTGAGACTCACAAATAgtagataattaaaaaaaaaaaaaaaaaacttttgatcaACTGTCAAATGCAAAAGACTAACAATTTGGGatagagaaattttttattttatagtttggGATGAGgaagatttgaactttgaatgtCTCTATTCGAAATCCTAAGGGGTACTAACCAATTGAGTTATAGActtttgagaaaaattattaaaatattggaAGAAACTAAAAACTTGTTGATGTGCAAATACATCAGCTGGAAAATGGAAAACAATTGCCAGTGAGACAGTTTATACTGGAAGATGGAAAATATAGTACTGCTAGCAGTCTAATACTAAAAAAAGCTTTCAAACAAATATAATCCCATTTTCCTTAATGGTATCAATGACAATCCCAAGTTTACCCTCAATTCTCTCATCCTTTCTAGGCTCATAAGACATTGCAAATACATCAGCTTCCTTGGACCTCTCTGCAATTAGTTGCCCTACAACTCGACAGGCATTGTGATCAGTGAGTGATGGTAATGAATACCTCAGATCCTTTGAATTTGTAGTAGCAACAGATATAACTTTGCTGGTACCCCGGTGCATTACTTTGGCATGGATAAATcgttttgaaaagaaaacatttagtAAAAACGGCCTCATGAACATATCTGTCCTTTGCTTCCATGATTTCCTATTAGGCCTTTTAGCAAGCTCACCTCGAGATCTCCGGGTCCAGGCAGCTTGAATGAAAGAATCCTAAAAAAACACATGTGATAGAGCTGATTTCctttaatttaaagaaatattaatgaGTTAACCTGAACAGAGTATACAAATTATTTAAAGAAgaatgtatttattattttatcaaccATTACTTTTTGTAATCCAAATGAACAGTGAAACTGACCATAACAACCAACCTCAAGAAAGAATGACTAATTGGGTGCACATTTCACTTGGGAAAAAGGTTTAATCCTCAGTCTTGCAGGCTATAGGCATTAGAAATCATAACTCAAGCAACAGATACGA
This genomic stretch from Quercus robur chromosome 4, dhQueRobu3.1, whole genome shotgun sequence harbors:
- the LOC126723353 gene encoding uncharacterized protein LOC126723353 — translated: MACMLSTPSSSSSAPFLLPSELLPSHAVKVKPTSLSWASSFPKLGIFGFVSNTSPPIPTLKKDSFIQAAWTRRSRGELAKRPNRKSWKQRTDMFMRPFLLNVFFSKRFIHAKVMHRGTSKVISVATTNSKDLRYSLPSLTDHNACRVVGQLIAERSKEADVFAMSYEPRKDERIEGKLGIVIDTIKENGIIFV